In the genome of Plectropomus leopardus isolate mb chromosome 19, YSFRI_Pleo_2.0, whole genome shotgun sequence, the window aacaaaaaaaggagaaatggctctgttttcttattttccatttttggttggatattttaaaaaaagaagtgaaaaccATTGtgatttggtttgtttgttttttttaaaagacaaatcacTCAGTGATACCTAGACccatttgtttctttaataTTGAACACTTTGGGGCTCCATGATACTTTCTTTTCAGccttattttttccccatgtgtGTATATGATCTagtgacattaaaatgaattttaataaaacatcctTTGTTGGGGGCCCGGGGGGCATTCCTGGAGATGAGAGCGACCATGCACAAGTCTACCAGAGATGGAGAACAGTTTGTGATAGTGAGAAAGCATAAACCTCTTCAGAAAACATTCTTCATGCCGTTAAAACGAACTAAAACCGGACAAGAAATAGTTGCCTATTTTTGGCTCTTTTCTATTAAACAGAAATGAATACTTTGGAATTTTCCCTGCCCTTCGAATAAAACATCAACTCTCTTTAAATAAACAGACCCAGGAGCTAAAACATCCGTGTCAAAGAGCCCCCACCATGACACTTGGTTGATATGTGCTCCAGCTGATGGTTGCAGTGCTGTTGGGCTGAAGTGTTAACGGAGGGTTTTGCAGTGTTTGCACCCTGACCTTCCCTGTTTACCAGCAGAACTGATAGTTCCCAGTATTGCCGCAACTCCAATTTCCTCAAAAGGGAACGCATCAGAACGGAGAATTCATCCCCAGCTTTGTTTCAAACTGCAGCTTCTGTCTCTTCTGGTAGCGAACTCGCACCCTGAAAATGAACAGAAGGGACAAATTAGAGCTCGTGATTATGACGGGGATACAATCTGCTGCATTTTCAGAACACATCACCATTCTGCTTAACATGAGAGAAAATCAAACTCTGATCTGGCTGCTAAATAATCCGAAATAATCCACACTGATCCTGCTGCCTTTACGTCTCCCCCAAAGCTTCTTTCTGCCATTTGTTGCTAAAGAATCACATGAGTGATTGAGTTAACTCTTTTTACAAAATTCCTCTTTAAttccttgttttttctgtcactatttCTCCATTAAAAAGTGATTTGTCAGTGTGGTTCCCTCTGTGTCTGGTTCCATACCGTATCTCATGTAGCTTCACCACTTCGTtgaccaccaccaccagcagcgGGGACAGAGAGACCAGCAGCCAGGCCAGCAGGGGTATATCAGCCAGGTTAAAGGTCAGCAGGCTGCCCTGGGCGCGCCATAACTGGTAATCCACTGTGGCCTGAACAATCTGGCTGAGCAgactggaggagagagagagggttcAGAAGAACTGTATTCAGAAAGGTCCTTAAAGCAAGGCTATTTGATTTGCAGTATGCTGGATCCAGGATCAGCATGGTGATGATGGTCCTGGATCAACATAGGCCTAAACAAATCCAGGATCAACACTAGCACTGcaatgctggaaaaaaacaaaagaacatccAAAGTCAATGTTTTGAATAGGCTATAAAGGAGGGAATATGTGCTGATGACAGCTTTCTGTTAAGAAAGCAGAGTGAATATTCTAGAAACTGGTTTTAGCTCCGCAAGTGAGCTTAGCATTGTGAAAaggatgtttaaccctttgaaatgtgagcaaattggttaaattcctttaaaagattagggaaaaaatgcaatgaccaaCTTCATATGCTggacaaatgtgaaaaattataaatggtgacaagaaaattacctgaaaatcaattTTTACAAAGGGGAGAAGattattaaaaagtatatatacatatacaataaTACTAATACGATGGTTGGCGACACATAaggatatttataattatataaaataatttatttaaaattatgttacaattacatacacacacacacacacacacacacacacacacacacacacacacacatatatatatatatatatacatatagaatTTACTTATCTGTATGTGattttactttccttttatttgtattagtatttttcagctcattttacTGTaaccttttactgatttcttgcttatttttgagtcatttcttgttgAGCTGCTCAATGTCCATTCCCcatgtttgctcaggtttgaaagggttaagaaTGGAATTAGGACACTTGTACTGATCTACATAACATGATACAAAAGCATAGACGAACTCTAAATCTGTAAAGCGCACAAATGACCATCAGCTTCAGACAACAACTATCTAAAGGAGATGAGCGTCTTACATCACAGGTACAGTGAGACACCACCAGGTGTTGCTGAGGGGACTCTTTTTCCACAGAGGCCGAGAGCGGTGCACGTAGCTGAGGGAGATCACCACtaagaaaatgacatcaaagacaaacagaagaaagacagagatgtGAATGACTATAAAAACATGGGTCACTTTGATGATCATTTATGCTGCATATGCTAGTGCAAGTTCCTACCTGTGTGTAAAACGAGGAATGCTGCCATGACCTTCTGAGTCAGCAGCAGGCCGTTGGACAGCTCACTGAACCAGCGAGGAGCGTCTGCATTAGAGCTGCAGCCACACAGAACAACTATTGAttaaatagatgaataaaaatcTGGATTATCTCCATCAGGTGAGCTGAACTCATTCATTCTAACATTTTAAGCATCATGCAACAAAAACTGTCAACAAACAAGCCAGTGAATAGAACAATAGGTGGAAAAGCAGGTAGACTAGTAATACTCAACAGCCCGGGCCAGATAtggcccccgatagggtgcccgggggccccccaaccattgtcacaataaaaataaagtgattcacactggatattgtttttgtactttgcataaaacagcatcaaaaaagagcttgtttatcaagaCGCTCCATTGGAGGATCCACAACACCCCTGATGGAGGTCCTAGCTCAAATGTcccagaatcctagaaatgtcctgaaatcctagaaatgtcccataagcatagtcaagtcaattcaattcaatttaattttatttataaagcccattatcacaaaacaataatgggggaaaaaaaatggttgaaaccTTAGGaggagcgactgaggaggggtCCCttttccaggacagacagatgtgtgaagttgtaaataacatttaaattacaataatgaaaaaaggaaagacagagagaaagaaacatcCAAGAATCCtggagatgtcctaaaatcctagaaacatcctaaaaccctaaaaatgtcctcaaatcaaagaaatgtactgaaatcctaaaaaagtcataaagtctaagaaatgtcctaaaatcctggagacgccctaaaatccgagaaatgttctaaaatcctagaaacatccatatatccgagaaatgtcctattATCCTatagatgtcctaaaatcaaagaaatgtcctaaaatccaagagatgtcctaaaatcctagaaatgttctaaaatataagcaatgtcaaaaaatcctagaatcaaCCAAAAAATAGGGATAAGacttcaaatcctagaaacgtcctgaattccttaaaacatcctcaaatccaagaaacattctaaaatcctagaaacattctaaaatcctagaaacattctaaaatcctagaaacatccagaaattagagaaatgtccaatcctagaaacgttcttAATTACtggagatgtcctaaaatcctagaaatgtcctaaaactcaaaaatagTAAATATCTGTACGgggctgctgctgtgactggcccctggcctcctgtcattttgcagatgtGGCCCTAAAGCCATGGCAGCTGAGTATTCCTGCTGAGTATTCCTGCTGAGTATTCCTGCAGTATTCCTGCAGTGCTGCTCCTACCTGGCTGTGAGCAGGTGAAGGCAGGTGACTGAGCTGTTGTCAGCTAAGATGGAGTTGCTGCTTCGGAGGCAGAGCTCCTGCAGGGTGAACCCAAAGGCCAGCAGGTAGGCACACACCGTCAGGCCGAACTTCAACAGGAAACAGCCGAGGAAGTAGTTCTGGGTCTGGGGTCACAGAGGACGACATGTGGAGCGAGTCGGGCTCATTAAAATTACAGGCTCTAAGATTTTTTCATACTCTAATATATTTTGTAAGAGATACATCGTTAGCATCATCGTATTATTCATTGATATAAGGACAGTACAGAATGTAGagaatgccattttttcacatctaaGGTTTTTACTGAAGTTTGTAATTGAAGCGTCAAATGTCTGTTGTCAAATTATGATGTTATTACcttaagaaatatttaaagtcCTCATATTGAATGGAGTGATTCAACAgattatgtcttttttattattaaatcaactttttaaattaatacacGGACCTTATGGTGGGGTTAGAttggtttttggtcattttggctGGAAGATGTTTCCAGTATTACCGGACAGTATGTACACAATAACACCCCGCTCACTGTGCATTTCAAATAAGCTGCAGATTTGAGAGATTTGACTGATACGTGATCTTACCTTCCTTGGAATGGCATCTAGGTTCTTCCCTGTGGCGACTGTCATCACCGAACTGTCTGGTGGCTTccccaaaaaagacacactgtcaacacatcacaaacacaccatCAGTATGGCATTGTGTATGGcacagcaaaacataaaaacaaacactgctaTTAGTTTGTCAATTTGCAGTATGTGTAGTATGTGTGTACCTTAGCAGCGGGCAGCTGAAGCAGGACAGCCACAGGATGTCAGTGGTGTTCATGGGAGGAGGAAGCTGAGCTAGACAGGCAAAGAACTGCAGACAAACACCAGACAGCttctttaatttattcagtATCACAAAGATATTTCAAAGGCACACGTtcttttacacagaaatgtaGCCGAGTGTCCATAAGAGGCTGTGAGGTGTCCTGTCTCACCTGGATGATGACCAGACTGAGCTGACACTGCAACAGGAAAAGGAAGCACTTGCGGATGCCGTAAGTTGTGTGTCGTGCCTGAAACAGattcagcaaattggcttgatttaaaaaatgaaaataaaaaaaaaacatgggaagatggtaATGAGCtacttaagaagaaataacctaaaaactgcaagaaattggttaaaaaagaacaagaataTTACCTAAGAACTGCACATTTCCCTCTCTGTTCAACCAGCTCATGTCCCTTCAGTAAGTTGATTTGAAAAACTTGTTTGAGTTTGTTAAATGTTTCTACATATTTCCATTTCCACACTACAGCTGTTCCATAAATCAACTCCTTTGAGTGTAGAATAatgatattttgcattaatCCTCACTAGCTGTTTAATAAAACTTGTACATGCTACATAGTGAGGacccaaaaaaaagtatttttgcagcaACCATGCgatggttaaggttagggtaaggGGCTATGGAACACATTATGTCAATGACAGTCCTTACAAAGATATAAGTAaaaggaggtgtgtgtgtgtgtgtgtgtgtgtgtgtgtgtgtgtgtgtgtgtgcgtgtgtgtgtgtgtgtttgtgtgtgtgtgtgtgtgtgtgtgtgtgtgtgtgtgtgtgcgtgtgcgtgtgcgtgcgaaTGTGTGCTCTGTGTCTAACCTGCTCGATGAGCTTGACCATGCTGACACTCTCTCCTTGGTGGAAGGTGACGGAGCAGCCCAGGCTGTTGAGCTGTCCCGGAGAGCTTCAGAGGGGACAGACCTTCAGCGTCTCTGTCATTAAATCCTCCCCCGGTGGCGTAGCCGAACGTCTCCCCACGAACACTGGGACGGGTACAGAGGGTCCAGAGCGATGCTGTGGGGGGAAAAggataaaacattttacatgtgGAACAATCAGGATTATACTAGTCTGCCCTTAAGGGGTCAATACACCCAAGTTACAATCTAACCTTGCAGTTAGTTGTTTTGTCCACAGCAGTAAAATGAAGGCAAATGGTATTTTATTTGTACTGAAACATGACAATTCaagtttcaaaaacatctcTAATAAACTAGAAAAAGAAATGCTggtaaaaagtgaaataaaagtggAGGTGTGATTGTGGCAACAAGCCTGAAAGTCAGCGTACTTGAACAAATTAAACATCTTGCAAATTGTAATTTCTCTCTGTAAAAGGCGTCCAAATTAACTGGGATCCAGAACTGGAGGGATCTGCACTGGAACCTGTTAACATTTTGCCAGTTTATCTCattccttcttttttgttttttactcaacGGAGACTGCACATAAATTGTTGTGCCTGTGAATTTATGTGTTTAATGGATGACTTTATCCCTCCACCCTCTTCTGTGGATCCAAAAAAGGCTAACTGTGGTGTGAGCAGGCATTTCGGGTAGATGATCTCTGTGCCCTCATGCTGCACCCCCTCCCCATTTTGGGCTGCGCCAATGTGCATTTCCTTTGTCAGTTTTaactcttagggactgtttgccACATTatatgcacttttcattctacattttctgataattttggctgtgttcatgcatatggcaaaTATTTTGGTGAGATTGtatatgtttgtttaatcttggaatttccaggtCAGCTTctacagtaagtctaaaatacaccgtAGAAACTAAATTggtacattcatactgttaagtgcaaaaaatgctccattgaaacccattcaaactgcaatttttgattccacagccatcaaagcataaatacatgtattgtattatttctgggtgtcattctgggcttttgccttagAATTTGTCAATTTTATTAAAAGAGAGCTTGCTCTCAATAAACCTGTTTAAAATACAGGTTAAATAAAATCCCAGGCTGGGATAATCAGAAGAAATCTACTTCCCAGTCTACTttgaagtatattgaaaacagatcattttttgtgggttattttttaaatgtaaaaacagtggcatcatggcAAAAACCTGGCAAttaaagggttacaattctgaaaattaatgaatatttgatatttgtgatgcAATGACCAATTTGGCGTGAAATCTAAACctaacagaattaaaaaaataaatgtagatgTGTatacaactttttattttatttttgtttaaatcaaattttaagtagttttcttgtcaccttttactaatttcttgcagtttgcagtacATTTCACGCCAAATTGGTCATTGCcgttttcaccatgtttttaaaggaaatcaaaccaattttctcaggtttcaaagtgtcaagtagcttttgaaaggcgtctgaacgcagcacaagaaaactgttatTCCAGGTCTCAAAGCTTTAAAAGAGGTACTGTTGTACTCATTATGATCTTTCAGGGAAAAAGTGGTCTAGAGTTCAGGCAGCCCATACAAtttgaaatttgcaaaaacattacTTGGCTATGCCTACGATATATTTGTGTGCTACATGAATGTGTTTGTACCTGAGGTCACTCTGCAGAAACAGGCGGCTGTTGCGGAAATTGGCGGAGCTTCCCAGACAGCATGTAACCTCCCTGTTTTCCTGCATGATCTTCATCATCTCACACATGGCTGTAAAGAGAGGAATATTCGTGTTAGCttaattataaaacaaacactgaatataTCTGGGacagagacagtcagacagaTCATTTCTCTCCATGAAGTAGGTCTTATTGTTTGTCACTGCTGTTTTAACTTTTCCTCATTAGAATCTGCTTCAGTCTTTAGGGGCAGGCGAAGACAAAGAGGACACGGCAGGACAAAgttagacaaaaaaagtgtACAAAACAAAGTGGATTTAATGAGGGTGACTCACTGTCAGGGGTGCAGTCAGTGAAGAGTGGCACCAAAAGAGGCACATTATCAATGTTCTTCAAATGAGGACGAACCTGATGGATACCACGAGGTAGCTTGGCCTGAGAGACATCGTGGACAGAAAACAGGTAGTCAGGAATGCTGGTACTTCCTCTGTTGTAAAGAGAAGTGATCATGGCTTCATTAATCTTAATAAAAGCTATTGTTACCCTGTTGCAGTCCTCCAGAAAGCTAGGCACATCGCTGTCTGTGGGCTGGAAGCTGGCCAGGTCAGAGTGGGCCTCCTCCTCTGGCAGCAGCGGGCCTTCTGCTTCATCCCGAGAATCTGTGTCACGTATGAAGAGAACGGTCTCAAGTTCGCCCTCCAAAAGTCACACATTTTAGAGCTTTCACAGGGTTCACTCTCTGAAGCTGGGAGgtttgaaaatgatcaaaacggATACAGCAGAACCAAAGGCATGTATTTTATCCCACACATTCTTCTTCCTTGTCGAAACCTGGTGCCTACATGACCCACAATGCAATTCAGCTGTCAACTGTCAGGCCTGAGAAGTGTGTTATTCTAGTAGCAGCTGATGTAGCCTGGAACCTCTAACCTGCAGCAAGTATGAGCAAAAGGTTATAGCAGTGCTTGGTTAAAGCAGTGATACACCATTTACGtacccgcaggccaaatctggcccctgatagggtgttGTGTGCCCTCCTGaccattttcttatttacaataaaaataaagtgattcacactgggaattttagtatacataaggtatcagagtgcacaaaacagtaccaaaatagagcttgtttattaaaaaagtgccagtggaggatcctccatAACCCCCAACAGAGTTTTCAACAGGCCGAAAAAATTAACAATCCGAACCGTTGTGTGtgtcttagatttttttttccacagcctGACCTCTACCCCACCCCGCCCATTAGTGCATATTTTCTGTCAGAACCTGGCCATTGGGCTTTTGACTCGTTGGGACCCCTTAGGCTTGAGTTGACATTAAGCACTCCACTAAACCCTCAAATCCTAAAAtgggtcctaaaatcctagaaatgtcctaaaaatcaaagacaagtcctaaaatctaagaaactaactaaaatcctagaagcatccgaaaatcagagaaacatcctaaaatcctagaaacgtccttaaatcctagaaacatgaaCGGGGCTGCTctgactggcccctggtcttCTGTCAAAGACCAAGCAAAGACAGTCGACTATTCCTGCTGTAGAAATCTGGTGAGCTCTCTTCTTTTTAACTCCCTGATTTGTTTCACGTTCAAACTTGTAGTCTAGTAAAGGGCTTTAGAACATTTTTCACATATGCAGTGGTACACCTTATAGCTGTAATCACACCTCGATGTGTAAAATGAGTAGAAGTTCCCTTTAAACATTTAAGACTTAAAGGCCATACTGGTGGCCAAATGTAACCTGCATTCAGTGAAAGAGTCGTGCAGTGGAACAAAATGAATATGAAGCTGAGTTAGTACCTTGGTTCAGGTCTTCATGCAGGGAACCCTGACTGGGGCTGGATGGAGCTCCATCACAGGGACTGTCTCCGTTTGGAGTCAGAGAGATGTGACAGTTCCAGCCTGTCTCTAAACCCATCTTCTCTGCAAAAACCTgcacaaaaaaagccacatgaACATGCACGTTTAGtattttttctagttttctGATGTGCAGTACATATTGCTCTCACCAGGTGAGTATGGACCTGTAGAATGTCTGTGTCAGAATGCCGCTGTTAGGGTCCGACAAACTAGGTAATATGACCACGTTACTCCagttctaaaatccttacaCTGGCTACCTGTTACTCAGAGAATTTGTACAAAAGGCTGAAGTGTGCCCTCGGCTGAGCAACGTGCCCATCAATGAGCGCCTTCGCGCATCACCAGAAGCGAGCTTTAAGTAGCAACAATGAACAGTGAGAGCTCCAGTTGAGTTCAGCGTGGCaatttaacatcttttttttttacttctcttttcTGATCTGTGTGTATATGGGTTTCTGAGGTGAGAATCTGCTCTTGCTTCTGTAACTGTAGAGCAAGTTTAAGTTGATCAAACTAACCACCTCGATACTACGCTCATGTGTGTTCACCTTGCTGCGGAGCTCATCCTCCATGGAAAAGTAAACAAAGCGGATACAGGCAGTGACGAGGGCATCTATGAGCCGGACTGTGTCTAGCCTCGCCTGGAACTGAGATGACACCATGCCCATGAAGATCTGCCCGCTGAGGGCCTGGACGCAGTCCTCACGCTCCACACCCTCACCTATACCCTCTGCGGACAGgacagggacacacagggacagtACAAGGGAGATGAGAATGACAAAAGTTGTGTAAATACTTTGACTACACGTCCTTGGGTCAGTAGGTCGTACCGTCGGAGCTCCAGCTGTTCCTGCAGGAGTTGTGTTTGATTGGCGTGGTAGAGGGAAGCTCCACTCCGGAGAAGAggcaggggccaggggccagctcCACACACTTCCCATTCAGCTGGCTGGACAGAGACACTTGCATGGGTTTGTAGGCGAATGCTGAGCAGTAACCTGACAGACAGGCACGCTGGTAGAAGTCCAGAACCTTCTTCCTGTAACAGAAGAGGGACGGGTCAAACAAAAGAACAGGAGTTACTTAAGGTAAGACTGACAGAAACATGGATGATACACACCAGGtagaaattaaccctttgaaacctggatccacatcacttttcttgtgctgtatagtagtatttaaaacttcaaaatctgagcaaaataatttcttcttctttcaaatTCTTTTGTTAGCAAATTGGAAAGAACTGTTccccacatttttgtttttgcttttgttttgtttttactttttttctccaatttttaggtattttttgtactttttataattgtttttaattatttttgggtTCTTTCTTCTTCAGTTGGTCATGGCCCTGaagaaaccaattttctcagttttccaAGGGTTAATATTGTGAattctttgaaatgttgtgtttgagtGGAGATTTACAACAAAGGGAAGATGACGgatgttattataattttttaaaataattgtttttgttttattttaaaggattttgAGTTATGGGGTCTTTTTCAATttctcattttgagatttttgggtgtgttttctttttttatgattttgagtttcctaatattttttaattttcttaatcatTTTGAgattgggggtgttttttttctattattttgaaCGTTATATTTGAGTGAAGATTTACAGCAAAAGGAAGGTGATCAGTGTGACCCCGGATTTCCACCAGACCTGTGTGCGGTCCGGCTCCGCTCCTTCACGACAGAGCAAATAGATTGCACTACAGTCTATGTGTCAATTTCCACCAGCTCCGCTGCGCTGTGGATCGACTCCGTCCCAGCTTCAGCAGTCCGGAGGCTTGCGGATCAGATACGCAAGCCTTCTATTTTTGCCGGACACcgatacaacattaaaacatccgaTTACATTTCAGAATCAAACACTCATCACTCACTCCGTGTTTATGTCTGATCgtatttcacttaactacatcaacaaaacgtcAAAATGAGCGAATCCAGGCCTGGattcaacaggtcagaggttttcggAGGTCATTACCGGCAACACGGACAAGGAGAAGCCAGTTTGGAAGGTCGAAAACCACAAAATTTTTTatgacaccacacatccttttatAAGGACAGCCATAGAAAAGAAATGGCGTGGAGCAACTtattgggagttatgggagtgaaATCACTATAATTAATCCACAGAGTGAATGGAGTTActactttttcttctgtaatgATATACGGTGTGTGATTCTGTAATGACCATGAGAACTCCTCGGTCTTGCCACTCCAGCCGAGTCCAGCTGATCCAGTGGTGCTGCGCCATGTCGGACTCAAAACGCAACTGGTGGGGATTGAAGGATGACGAAGCATGGAGCAAAACCACAGCGGAGCCATAACGTAACCCACATGCAAGCGGTGGAAATCTGCCTTGAGAGACACTGCACCTGTCTGAGCCTGAGAGGGGATAGATATCAGTTCCATCCCAGAAGTCTGTGCAGGCCTCCAGGATCAGGTCGGCTGAGCCGTGCGACAGCATCTGGACATTATCTGCAACAGAGAGGTCAGAGTGGcatgaaacaaaaaactaatTCTCTTTTCAACTAACTCTGCTATTTGAGTAAAggggataaaaagaaaaggacaattAACACAGCAAACTGCAATGagtacatttaagaaaaatactgAGCTCATAAATTTGagtaaaaaactgtaaaagaaaacaaaacagaaaagtgggACCAAATGACAAAGGTAGACTGAAGTGTGTGTGGACTCACTGGAGGAAGAGTCTCGTACGAACAGGGAGATGAGGTGGGAGATAGGAGGCTGGCGTTTTGTGAAGTAATGAAGGCGGCGGGAAGTGAACTCCTTGGTCTTCTCTCCAGATGGCAGCTGGTACAGCGCCAGGTGGTTCTCCTGCTTAAACAGCTCCCTTGCACCAGGAGTaaaccctgacacacacacacacacacacacacacacacacacacacacacacacacacacacacacacacacacacacacacacacacacacacacacacacacacacagacagaagaaaaaaaggatttatttGCAAAAGATTTTAACTAGTGATTTAATCTCAGgctgaaaactattttttctgcacaaaaaacacttccaTTTTCTGTCTCAGACAGCCACCTCTGTCATGGGTACCTTCATGTAAAACACTTTTCGAACAAGTGTTGCACTTAGTGGATTTCTGTCACTTGTAACTGTGATTTCGGCATTTTGCCAATGGCCGATGTGATAGCACTGTTTTGAAATGAGCACTGGAAAAGAAGCTGCAAAATCTTTCGATAGAAGGAAAGGAGCTGTCTGGCTTTGGCTGTTGCTGCAGCTAAACAACAGTTTTTCCGCTGATTAACGTCTGCtaacagcaaaaaagaaaaaacaaaacataattcctCTGGTCACGGCTGTTGCAGGCATGTTGTCATAATTTCAGATGGTTCACTTGAAGTTCTCCTAAGTGAAATACTCTCAATCCAGTACAACAATACAGCATAGCAGCGAGTTATGGCTTAACTCAATCATTAAAACTTTGTGAGTGGCAGATCTTTGTTCATAGTGCTCAGACATTTCCTCAAGGGAGAGGACTTTCTTCCTGGATAAAACTGAATCCTTAATTCATGCTGCACGGGATGACAGTGAGATTAGATTTTCCCTCTGAACTAAACTTCAAAGCTGAAGTCACAGTGCCAGACTCAATAAGACTGGTCTTAATGCTGCGTCCTCATATGACCGAACGAAATCTCAAACTGAGGGGCAAACCAGGCCATGATATAAAGAGTCTGCTGTAAACCAGCTCGATGCAGCTCTAAAAGCGCCATCATTCCACGCTCACCTATGAGCCTGGAGAGCTCGCAGAGCCCCCAGGGGACATAGACGGGCAGCACAGTGCCGTGGCTCTCCTGCAGAGCCAGGTTGGACAGGTGGTCGGAGAAGCGGCAGAGCTGCTGGGTGACGCTGGCGTTGCAGAGGTTCAGCATGATGTTGAGGCCCAGCGGCTTGAGGGACGGCAGGTGGCACTGCCAGGAGAGGTCGTCGAACTGGATGCTGGCGGGGTTCTGCTGGTCCTGTGACAGGCTCAGCATCTCCAGGTGGTAGTCACACACAAAGTCATCAGCCTCCGCCTCTGGGCAGCCCATCGCAAAGTCctggagataaaacaaacaacatcacaGAGGAGCAGAAATTGTGAGGTCAAATAAAAGTTTTCCTTTATAACTAGAACtcaaaatgtactcagttactggaatgtaactgagtacatttactctaGTACTGTAGTTAAGAATTAagttgaggtacttgtactttacttgcgcattttcttttcatgttgctTAATACTTTTTCTTCAGTGCATTTCAGAGCAACGTATTGTtcattttacttcactacatatATCTGACAGCTTAGttactt includes:
- the LOC121958626 gene encoding LOW QUALITY PROTEIN: transmembrane protein 94-like (The sequence of the model RefSeq protein was modified relative to this genomic sequence to represent the inferred CDS: deleted 2 bases in 2 codons), whose amino-acid sequence is MEQQDKKQEEDAVTLGLSTGQALVKLRDQLSSLLEQHQRAARRRASAQEQWVNSFLYHSNRHSCLHWPGAALTLLVVLGLFCCHGSQPKGSSGIELVNAAALLLLFLLSLLLVRRQEQLKRSEMVRRLRGIITQLSDYLSGCVGEVRWSSSLYPDLYTPSSPSWSLHWTYRDSQLVNLPVSLLVEGDIIALRPGQEAFASLRGIKDDEHIVLEPGDLFPPFSPPPSPRANEKRGPQSPQQHRLFRVVRTPVLDTVRNGLEMALARPVTVLDNERFTVQSVITKLVCPVVLVAFLLVNTIRYFCDAPSLTPACYNFFQLQLMGVLPILPLLFPVMWVLLNAFGEARVLAEFSRASPAGLLAKFSEDTLSSYTEVVSSQELLRCVWRHLVGVLKGESQTLCYTSSLLHTLGSVTVLCCVDKQGILSWPNPSPETVLFFSGRVEPPHNSQDDLRDDLSVNSYCRVETDDDRDEAQEAEALLCLPAEPQVGEGPEPSETSHDTARSSDTFRLRRSCQPAHTRIKHHSGSNVSFSHDTEGGEDDQAQDFAMGCPEAEADDFVCDYHLEMLSLSQDQQNPASIQFDDLSWQCHLPSLKPLGLNIMLNLCNASVTQQLCRFSDHLSNLALQESHGTVLPVYVPWGLCELSRLIGFTPGARELFKQENHLALYQLPSGEKTKEFTSRRLHYFTKRQPPISHLISLFVRDSSSNNVQMLSHGSADLILEACTDFWDGTDIYPLSGSDRKKVLDFYQRACLSGYCSAFAYKPMQVSLSSQLNGKCVELAPGPCLFSGVELPSTTPIKHNSCRNSWSSDEGIGEGVEREDCVQALSGQIFMGMVSSQFQARLDTVRLIDALVTACIRFVYFSMEDELRSKVFAEKMGLETGWNCHISLTPNGDSPCDGAPSSPSQGSLHEDLNQDSRDEAEGPLLPEEEAHSDLASFQPTDSDVPSFLEDCNRAKLPRGIHQVRPHLKNIDNVPLLVPLFTDCTPDTMCEMMKIMQENREVTCCLGSSANFRNSRLFLQSDLSIALDPLYPSQCSWETFGYATGGGFNDRDAEGLSPLKLSGQLNSLGCSVTFHQGESVSMVKLIEQARHTTYGIRKCFLFLLQCQLSLVIIQFFACLAQLPPPMNTTDILWLSCFSCPLLSVSFLGKPPDSSVMTVATGKNLDAIPRKTQNYFLGCFLLKFGLTVCAYLLAFGFTLQELCLRSSNSILADNSSVTCLHLLTASSNADAPRWFSELSNGLLLTQKVMAAFLVLHTVVISLSYVHRSRPLWKKSPLSNTWWCLTVPVILLSQIVQATVDYQLWRAQGSLLTFNLADIPLLAWLLVSLSPLLVVVVNEVVKLHEIRVRVRYQKRQKLQFETKLGMNSPF